One Aneurinibacillus migulanus genomic region harbors:
- a CDS encoding transketolase, which yields MSTVTEGKLTELKQYASNIRQEIVKMVAAANSGHPGGSLSAADILAVLYFHEMNAGPDKISDPDRDRFVLSKGHASPVLYASLAEKGYLPKEELATFRKINSRLQGHPSKKMLPGVEQSTGSLGQGLSAANGMALAARLDKRDYRVYALLGDGEIQEGMVWEAAMAAGHYKLDNLVAILDYNHLQIDGNVEDIMNVGPVADKFRAFNWHVIEIDGHNLEEIISALDEAKTVKGMPTFIVAHTVKGKGVSYMENACGWHGTAPNAEQLAQALEELCAQGGEK from the coding sequence ATGAGTACAGTTACAGAGGGGAAACTCACAGAGCTTAAGCAATATGCAAGCAATATCCGTCAGGAAATCGTTAAGATGGTAGCGGCGGCTAATTCTGGACATCCTGGTGGTTCGTTGTCAGCGGCAGACATCTTGGCGGTTCTGTACTTCCATGAGATGAATGCGGGACCAGATAAAATTAGTGACCCGGACCGTGATCGGTTTGTTCTGAGCAAAGGACATGCGAGCCCGGTATTGTATGCTTCGTTGGCAGAGAAAGGCTACCTGCCGAAAGAGGAACTGGCTACCTTCCGCAAAATCAATTCTCGCCTGCAAGGTCATCCGAGCAAAAAGATGCTGCCAGGCGTAGAGCAGAGCACAGGCTCGCTCGGTCAGGGGCTGTCGGCAGCGAACGGCATGGCATTGGCTGCACGTCTCGATAAGCGCGATTATCGTGTATACGCCTTGCTTGGTGACGGGGAAATTCAGGAAGGCATGGTATGGGAAGCTGCCATGGCAGCCGGTCATTATAAGCTGGACAACCTGGTAGCGATTCTTGATTACAACCACCTACAAATTGACGGTAATGTAGAAGACATCATGAATGTGGGACCGGTTGCAGATAAATTCCGTGCATTCAACTGGCACGTTATCGAAATCGACGGTCATAATCTGGAGGAGATTATCTCTGCTTTGGATGAAGCGAAGACTGTAAAAGGCATGCCGACATTCATCGTTGCCCATACGGTGAAAGGAAAAGGCGTATCATACATGGAGAATGCATGCGGATGGCACGGTACGGCACCGAATGCAGAGCAATTGGCACAGGCGCTTGAAGAACTGTGCGCGCAGGGGGGAGAGAAATAA
- a CDS encoding transketolase family protein — protein sequence MEKTTVKKIATRDAYGQALVELGRENQDIVVLDADLAKSTKTADFGKEFPERFFDVGIAEANMIGMAAGLATCGKIPFASTFALFGSLRVADMIRNSVCYPNLNVKIAVTHQGLTLGEDGASHQAVEDIALMRAIPNMTVIVPADATETKKAIRAAANTYGPMYIRMGRPSVPVLFEDDYEFEIGKGVQIREGNDVAIIATGVMVHIAVEAAELLAQEGIQARVINMATIKPIDEDIIVKAAQETKGIVTAEECNIYGGLGAAVAEVLCEKHPAKLRRVGVEDTFGESGTPDELLKKYGLTAENIASKAKELL from the coding sequence ATGGAGAAGACAACGGTAAAAAAAATCGCGACACGTGATGCCTACGGACAAGCTCTAGTAGAATTGGGACGCGAAAACCAGGATATCGTGGTACTGGATGCGGATTTAGCAAAATCGACGAAAACAGCGGATTTCGGTAAGGAATTTCCGGAACGCTTCTTCGACGTAGGAATTGCCGAGGCGAACATGATTGGTATGGCAGCGGGTCTGGCGACCTGCGGCAAGATTCCATTCGCCAGCACGTTTGCTCTGTTCGGTTCCCTACGTGTGGCTGATATGATTCGTAACTCTGTATGCTATCCAAATCTGAACGTAAAAATTGCGGTAACACACCAAGGATTAACGCTCGGCGAAGACGGTGCATCTCATCAAGCGGTGGAAGATATCGCTTTAATGCGCGCCATTCCAAATATGACGGTTATTGTTCCGGCGGATGCGACTGAAACGAAAAAAGCGATTCGCGCAGCGGCGAATACATACGGTCCAATGTATATCCGTATGGGGCGTCCAAGCGTGCCTGTATTGTTCGAAGATGATTATGAATTCGAAATCGGCAAAGGCGTACAAATCCGTGAAGGAAATGACGTGGCGATTATTGCAACTGGCGTTATGGTGCATATTGCTGTCGAAGCTGCTGAATTGTTGGCACAAGAAGGCATTCAAGCACGCGTAATTAACATGGCGACCATCAAACCAATTGATGAGGACATTATCGTAAAAGCTGCACAAGAAACGAAAGGTATTGTGACAGCAGAAGAATGCAACATTTATGGCGGTCTAGGCGCTGCTGTAGCGGAAGTATTGTGTGAGAAGCATCCAGCTAAGTTGCGCCGTGTCGGTGTAGAGGATACGTTCGGTGAGTCCGGTACACCAGATGAACTGCTGAAGAAATACGGCCTGACTGCTGAAAATATCGCTTCCAAAGCAAAAGAATTACTATAG
- a CDS encoding c-type cytochrome: MKKWMMTVSSILLVLALAAGCGAANKNEGGAAEQPAPAEQGGQAGGAAGGGGEAQKIFQANCTSCHGQNLEGGVGPNLTKVGGKYKSADEIKTIILKGRNGMPGGLVSETDAKALSDWLITKK; encoded by the coding sequence ATGAAAAAGTGGATGATGACAGTAAGCAGTATTCTGCTTGTGCTTGCGCTGGCCGCAGGTTGTGGCGCAGCCAATAAAAATGAAGGCGGCGCGGCAGAACAACCGGCGCCAGCAGAACAGGGCGGGCAGGCCGGTGGCGCCGCAGGCGGAGGAGGAGAAGCACAGAAAATCTTCCAGGCGAACTGTACTTCCTGTCATGGTCAAAACTTGGAGGGCGGCGTTGGTCCGAATCTAACGAAAGTCGGTGGCAAATATAAAAGCGCCGATGAAATCAAAACGATTATTCTAAAGGGAAGAAATGGCATGCCAGGTGGTCTGGTTAGTGAGACAGATGCGAAAGCTTTATCTGACTGGTTAATCACGAAGAAATAA
- a CDS encoding amidohydrolase — MSFEADLLVTHANILTLNGKGERAGSVAVKNGKIAAVWDTPEPPRHEVSSTAKTQVLNMKGATVLPGFIDTHNHILMYAQMRTQVDCRPSVSPTIADIQRRIKERTEQTVQSDWIIGYGYDDTMLEEQRHPTRADLDVVAPFHPVLIRHISGHLAVVNSFALRLAEIDDSISDPPGGHFGRDRAGKLNGVLYEPGAMNLVGSKIPHMSNEELVSLMGQAAVDYVSQGITTNTDAAVGFMPGVDEMEIHLQAALSGANPMRARLMIMHHLLRPEGRFGSMLAQEVNESLREWSDGKVCLDSAKLFQDGSIQGLTGALRRPYHTHPDIYGDLIHDQEIFNAEVLDLHKRGYRIAIHGNGDRAIGSILDAYENALRVHPRSNHRHRIEHAQTATPEDLDRMQALGVAPSFFINHVYYWGDRHKRLFLGPERAARISPIRDAIQRDLLFTVHSDCPITPISPLFSVWAAVNRVTSSGEILGPEQRCDVETALRSMISYGAALNFEEQVAGTIEPGKQADFAVLEADPTAISEMEIKEIPVLATLIDGKVVYQKDASVLY; from the coding sequence ATGTCTTTTGAAGCTGATTTGTTAGTAACCCATGCCAACATCCTGACTTTAAACGGCAAAGGGGAGCGAGCCGGTTCTGTTGCTGTGAAAAATGGGAAAATCGCCGCTGTTTGGGATACGCCTGAACCTCCCCGCCATGAAGTATCAAGTACAGCGAAAACCCAAGTCCTTAATATGAAAGGTGCTACCGTTCTGCCGGGATTTATCGATACGCACAATCACATCCTTATGTATGCACAGATGCGAACCCAGGTAGATTGCCGCCCATCCGTAAGTCCTACTATTGCTGATATACAGCGAAGGATTAAGGAGAGAACAGAACAGACGGTGCAGAGCGATTGGATTATAGGCTATGGATATGACGATACAATGCTTGAAGAGCAGCGTCATCCGACCCGCGCCGATTTGGATGTGGTGGCGCCTTTTCATCCCGTGCTTATCCGTCATATTTCCGGTCATTTGGCTGTAGTGAATTCGTTCGCTCTTCGTTTAGCTGAAATTGATGACAGTATATCCGATCCTCCGGGCGGGCATTTTGGCCGGGATCGTGCGGGCAAGTTGAACGGCGTGCTGTACGAGCCTGGGGCCATGAACTTGGTAGGTTCCAAAATTCCTCACATGTCTAATGAGGAGCTTGTGTCATTAATGGGCCAGGCCGCGGTGGATTATGTAAGTCAGGGTATTACAACAAATACGGATGCAGCGGTCGGTTTCATGCCAGGAGTGGACGAGATGGAAATTCATTTACAAGCGGCCCTAAGCGGAGCAAATCCGATGCGGGCACGGCTGATGATTATGCATCACTTGCTCCGTCCAGAAGGCCGCTTCGGTTCTATGCTTGCCCAGGAAGTCAATGAGAGTCTTCGGGAGTGGTCGGACGGTAAAGTATGCCTTGACAGCGCCAAATTGTTCCAGGATGGGTCCATTCAAGGGTTAACCGGGGCGCTTCGCAGGCCATATCACACGCATCCGGATATATATGGTGATTTAATTCATGATCAGGAAATATTCAATGCCGAAGTGTTGGATTTGCATAAGCGCGGCTACCGTATTGCCATTCATGGCAATGGAGACAGGGCTATCGGTTCGATTTTGGATGCTTATGAGAACGCTTTGCGCGTCCATCCGCGCAGTAATCATCGTCATCGTATCGAACATGCGCAAACGGCTACACCGGAGGACTTGGACCGGATGCAAGCACTAGGAGTTGCTCCGTCGTTTTTCATTAATCACGTGTATTATTGGGGGGACAGGCATAAGAGGCTATTCCTTGGCCCGGAGCGGGCAGCCCGAATTAGTCCTATAAGAGATGCAATTCAACGGGATTTATTATTTACAGTCCATTCGGATTGCCCAATTACCCCGATTTCCCCGTTGTTTTCTGTATGGGCGGCGGTAAATCGCGTCACAAGCAGCGGCGAAATCCTTGGTCCCGAGCAGCGATGCGATGTTGAAACGGCACTGCGTTCCATGATTAGTTACGGGGCCGCGCTGAATTTTGAAGAACAGGTAGCAGGAACGATCGAACCTGGAAAACAGGCCGATTTCGCGGTATTAGAAGCAGATCCTACAGCTATCTCCGAGATGGAGATTAAAGAAATTCCGGTTCTGGCCACGCTCATTGATGGGAAGGTTGTATATCAAAAAGACGCATCGGTTTTATACTAA
- a CDS encoding DUF3311 domain-containing protein — protein sequence MGRLYIKKTHRFYTNAKSERVRNTVSIRLVGSLIIGLVVPFVAIIGLFPITSRIEVSVLGFPFLYFWMFLWFGLTSVCLWISWCVFDRPYYVTESREKGE from the coding sequence ATGGGAAGGTTGTATATCAAAAAGACGCATCGGTTTTATACTAATGCCAAATCCGAAAGGGTGAGAAACACGGTGTCCATTCGACTGGTAGGCAGTCTAATTATAGGATTGGTTGTTCCCTTTGTAGCTATTATCGGATTGTTCCCTATTACCTCAAGGATAGAAGTGAGCGTACTGGGCTTTCCCTTCCTTTATTTCTGGATGTTTCTGTGGTTTGGGTTAACGTCGGTTTGTCTATGGATTTCCTGGTGCGTTTTTGATAGGCCCTACTATGTCACGGAATCAAGAGAAAAGGGGGAGTGA
- a CDS encoding sodium:solute symporter family protein: MAVVVFGGVILFSLALAMYSRRGKSANVEDYLVGGRSFSGILLFFLAVGEVYSIGTMIGFPGGIYAKGVSYGIWFLGYILLAYPIGYFLAPLIWRAGKGYNAMTMSDVVRSHYSHRGFELIFTISVLLFMIPWGQLQFQGLIVALSSLGFNLSPAASVVIAGCIAFFYISVSGVKAPAVVSVLKDILVFLAIVIAGIAVLTKVESVSSLFDLAKQHGTPVTIQNNNDMVSSMSTIFFQAIAFYAIPMLASAIFTGRSEATVKRTQTFMPLYMFMYPFLVITSYFAFIADPGLNDPNQAFIVSVSALFPSWLTGFVEAGTALSGILVLAVSSLSVGAFVSRNLIPNVPETSQRRWVQMVVLLYLVSSMALTLFVPSLMLNIIHTTYYGYGQFVPTILAILFFRRITPIGLAAGLIIGDVAAISMHLNEFNLYGINNGLIALVLNFVVTLGVSYLTKDWKKTNTPIVYNKDEVYTIPEKMIQRLSLVKAMHE, translated from the coding sequence ATGGCTGTAGTTGTATTCGGCGGCGTAATTTTGTTCTCGCTGGCTCTGGCTATGTATTCTAGACGGGGGAAAAGCGCGAATGTAGAAGATTATCTGGTAGGGGGACGCTCCTTTAGCGGGATTTTGCTTTTTTTTCTTGCTGTCGGAGAAGTATACAGCATCGGAACGATGATTGGGTTTCCAGGGGGCATTTATGCCAAAGGCGTTAGCTATGGTATTTGGTTTCTTGGGTATATCCTGCTGGCATATCCCATTGGCTACTTCCTAGCCCCGCTTATTTGGCGGGCAGGAAAAGGGTACAATGCGATGACCATGTCGGACGTAGTAAGAAGCCATTATTCTCATCGGGGATTTGAGTTGATTTTTACGATTTCTGTATTGCTGTTTATGATTCCATGGGGACAATTGCAATTTCAGGGGCTTATCGTTGCGCTCAGTTCTCTCGGATTTAACCTGTCCCCTGCGGCTTCTGTCGTTATTGCGGGATGTATCGCATTCTTCTATATTTCGGTATCGGGAGTAAAAGCGCCCGCGGTCGTTTCGGTTCTCAAAGATATTCTTGTCTTTCTAGCTATTGTCATTGCGGGGATTGCTGTTCTCACAAAGGTCGAGAGTGTTTCTAGTCTTTTTGATTTGGCAAAGCAGCATGGAACCCCGGTAACGATTCAGAATAATAACGACATGGTATCCTCGATGTCCACGATATTTTTCCAGGCGATTGCGTTCTATGCGATCCCCATGCTCGCCTCTGCGATATTTACGGGGCGGTCGGAGGCAACGGTGAAACGGACACAGACATTTATGCCACTGTATATGTTTATGTATCCGTTTCTTGTTATTACATCGTACTTTGCTTTTATCGCAGATCCTGGTCTAAACGATCCGAATCAGGCGTTTATCGTCTCTGTGTCTGCACTGTTTCCGTCGTGGCTGACAGGGTTTGTTGAAGCAGGTACGGCGTTATCGGGAATTCTCGTACTCGCCGTAAGCAGTCTGAGTGTAGGCGCGTTCGTTTCACGTAACTTAATCCCGAATGTTCCGGAAACATCGCAGCGCAGGTGGGTGCAGATGGTCGTTCTCTTGTATCTAGTAAGCTCAATGGCGCTTACTTTGTTCGTCCCTAGTTTAATGTTAAATATCATTCATACGACATATTACGGATATGGACAATTTGTGCCGACCATTCTGGCTATTCTTTTCTTCCGCAGAATCACTCCAATCGGATTGGCGGCTGGGCTTATTATCGGAGATGTAGCCGCCATCTCGATGCACTTGAATGAATTCAATCTGTATGGCATCAACAATGGATTGATTGCACTTGTTCTTAACTTTGTCGTAACACTTGGCGTCAGCTATCTCACAAAGGATTGGAAGAAGACCAATACACCGATCGTATATAATAAGGATGAAGTTTATACGATACCAGAAAAAATGATTCAACGGCTATCGTTAGTTAAGGCGATGCACGAGTGA